In Haematobia irritans isolate KBUSLIRL chromosome 1, ASM5000362v1, whole genome shotgun sequence, a genomic segment contains:
- the LOC142235456 gene encoding uncharacterized protein LOC142235456: protein METQIELLRQLKDIGEGIANFIRNIKKDSKNPPSVQSLHKENEQVGATSGHDGLISRSLAKMEALSRQLEGLQVSGQERTYYEVKMATINRLWQQIECLNDDVLDKYSDPELLGYDTAKYIWLEKEAQAAVIQLSSASKDSTFSNPEVVARPTALPLPAVTIFKFDGDYMKWISFSDLFTKIIHEQKIPNAHKMWYLKNHVMGEAASLIAHLAITEDNYPTAWQLLEHRYNNKRVMAATAIQRMLDQPSGAGSLSALKRLHDTTKQCLAALSNMGLQTSSWDPLLIHLLVKKLNKGVHSQYEQMIKNPKELQTISDFLSFLENYFHTLEAMSVKEKTSINSSKNCALTSQPSPESRHCIICKKDFHQLYRCQEFALLSTKHRLNLVLGQKLCVNCFSSRHSTKQCSNLGRCQKCGRKHHTLVHLEQSHTQPSKSSGRSIKEDQMEHPKTLESATTSNQSTAASLITTPSVIAESLALNSESRRPYILLGTALVKIKANGLETECKAILDSGSQVNLITERLVARLGLPSRPTTMSISGI from the coding sequence ATGGAAACTCAGATTGAGCTCCTGCGACAGCTGAAGGATATCGGCGAAGGCATCGCCAATTTCATCAGAAATATTAAGAAAGATTCAAAGAACCCTCCAAGCGTACAATCCTTACATAAGGAGAACGAACAGGTGGGTGCCACTAGCGGTCACGACGGTCTTATTAGCCGTTCGTTGGCCAAAATGGAAGCCCTGAGTCGGCAACTAGAAGGTTTGCAAGTTAGTGGCCAGGAGAGAACCTACTATGAGGTGAAAATGGCCACAATAAATCGTCTATGGCAACAGATAGAGTGCCTCAACGACGATGTTCTAGACAAGTACTCAGACCCAGAGCTACTCGGGTACGATACTGCAAAATACATCTGGCTCGAGAAAGAGGCCCAGGCAGCAGTTATCCAACTCTCTAGTGCCAGCAAGGATTCAACCTTCTCCAACCCGGAAGTTGTGGCCCGACCAACTGCTTTACCACTGCCTGCAGTCACTATCTTCAAATTCGATGGTGACTATATGAAATGGATATCATTTTCGGATCTCTTCACAAAAATTATCCATGAGCAGAAAATTCCAAATGCTCACAAGATGTGGTACTTGAAAAACCACGTAATGGGCGAAGCAGCAAGCCTTATTGCGCACCTTGCCATAACAGAAGACAATTATCCCACGGCATGGCAATTGTTGGAACATCGTTATAACAACAAGAGGGTTATGGCAGCTACGGCAATCCAAAGGATGCTCGATCAACCCTCAGGTGCTGGATCTTTAAGTGCCCTCAAGCGATTACATGACACAACAAAACAATGTTTGGCAGCTCTCTCCAACATGGGACTCCAGACTTCGTCATGGGATCCACTTTTAATCCACCTCCTCGTTAAAAAGTTGAATAAAGGTGTTCATAGTCAATATGAACAAATGATCAAAAATCCGAAGGAACTGCAAACCATAAGCGACTTCCTATCGTTCTTGGAGAACTATTTTCATACTTTGGAAGCAATGAGTGTAAAGGAAAAAACCTCTATCAATAGCTCCAAAAATTGCGCCCTGACTTCCCAGCCCAGTCCGGAAAGCCGACATTGCATCATTTGTAAGAAGGACTTTCATCAATTATACCGATGCCAGGAATTCGCTCTACTCAGCACAAAACACCGCCTCAATCTTGTACTGGGACAGAAGTTATGTGTGAATTGCTTTAGCAGCAGACATTCCACGAAACAATGCTCGAATTTAGGCCGCTGCCAAAAATGTGGGAGAAAGCACCATACGCTCGTCCACCTTGAACAATCTCACACGCAACCCTCCAAATCCTCAGGTAGATCAATCAAGGAAGATCAAATGGAACACCCCAAAACACTAGAATCAGCAACAACTTCCAACCAATCCACTGCGGCTTCGCTTATCACTACCCCATCCGTCATAGCTGAAAGCTTGGCCTTAAACTCTGAATCTCGAAGGCCCTATATTCTACTAGGAACCGCATTGGTCAAGATTAAGGCGAATGGTCTGGAAACCGAATGCAAAGCAATACTCGACTCGGGATCTCAAGTCAACCTAATTACGGAAAGATTAGTAGCCCGACTCGGTCTACCAAGTAGACCTACGACTATGTCAATTAGTGGTATATGA
- the LOC142235465 gene encoding uncharacterized protein LOC142235465 — translation MNQTIERFWKLEEVDNTQKQLSIHDAQCEAHFNQHNGRDKEGRFKIQLPFCAEPSSLGESHSLAFNRFLSLERRLSKDITLKQQYIQFMKEYEALGHMTKVNIDNVTGAKYFIPHHCVLRPESSTTKLRVVFDASTKTSSGKSLNDVLYTGPTLQNDLFAILLRFRLPRFVFTTDIEKMFRQILIHPKDRPYQIILWRNNITEPINYFTLNTVTYGTRPAPYLNFYVDDGLGGADNLNTALEIQRQLQQVMAQYGFNLRKWSANHIHLLHNIPECDQEVSLDFSTDDTNYTKTLGLAWLPKADQLKVKVNLAPIRSVTKRTVTSDLARIFDPLGLLSPVVVRAKIFVQELWNLNLSWDEAVPSEFDYRWRNFRESLKSLETFPVHRHVHKGHISQNTQLHIFSDASEKAYGAAVYIRTILPNKIILVNLLCAKSRVAPLKQQTLPRLELCAAQLGANLAVKVKNDLDMMTTPTYYWTDSTIVLNWINSRSSSFHTFVANRIASIQDNTTPEQWRHVSSKDNPADIISRGSDPHQLKQTTQWMLGPFFLHGDEKHWPPAFLPSH, via the exons ATGAACCAGACAATCGAACGATTCTGGAAACTGGAAGAAGTCGATAATACACAGAAGCAACTATCGATACATGACGCACAGTGCGAAGCTCACTTTAATCAGCATAATGGACGTGACAAAGAAGGAAGATTCAAGATTCAGCTTCCATTTTGTGCCGAACCAAGCTCTTTAGGAGAGTCACACAGTCTCGCTTTTAACCGTTTCCTATCATTGGAACGGCGACTATCCAAAGACATTACCTTAAAACAACAATATATACAGTTTATGAAGGAATACGAAGCACTAGGCCATATGACTAAAGTCAACATAGACAATGTGACAggagcaaaatattttattcctcaCCACTGTGTCCTACGACCTGAAAGCAGCACCACTAAACTCCGAGTAGTATTCGATGCTTCAACAAAAACATCCTCTGGAAAGTCACTGAACGATGTCTTATATACTGGCCCAACACTACAGAATGATCTGTTTGCTATTCTGCTACGCTTCAGATTGCCACGTTTCGTGTTTACCACagacatagaaaaaatgtttcgccAAATACTGATACATCCTAAAGACAGACCATATCAGATTATCCTGTGGCGGAACAATATCACCGAACctatcaactacttcacattaaaTACCGTTACATACGGAACCCGACCAGCCCCCTATCTG AACTTCTATGTGGATGATGGCCTGGGCGGAGCAGACAACTTGAATACAGCTTTGGAAATCCAGCGCCAACTGCAACAAGTCATGGCGCAATACGGATTTAATTTACGAAAGTGGAGTGCCAATCATATCCACCTGCTTCATAACATTCCGGAGTGCGACCAAGAAGTTAGCCTGGACTTCAGCACAGATGACACCAATTATACCAAAACTTTGGGATTGGCCTGGTTACCCAAAGCTGACCAACTTAAAGTAAAGGTCAACCTAGCGCCAATCAGGTCAGTGACCAAAAGGACGGTCACTTCAGATCTTGCACGTATTTTCGACCCCCTAGGTTTGCTATCTCCTGTAGTCGTCAGGGCGAAAATCTTTGTCCAAGAACTATGGAATCTAAATCTTTCATGGGATGAAGCCGTACCTTCAGAATTCGACTATCGATGGCGAAACTTTAGAGAGAGCCTCAAGTCACTTGAAACCTTTCCCGTTCACCGACATGTCCATAAGGGACATATTTCTCAAAACACTCAGCTCCACATCTTCAGCGACGCATCAGAAAAGGCATACGGGGCAGCAGTATACATTAGAACAATCTTACCGAATAAGATTATACTTGTAAACCTCCTTTGTGCGAAATCCCGAGTAGCACCCCTTAAACAACAAACGCTTCCAAGGCTAGAATTATGCGCTGCACAGCTGGGAGCCAACTTGGCGGTTAAAGTTAAGAACGATTTAGATATGATGACAACACCCACTTACTACTGGACTGATTCCACAATAGTGTTAAATTGGATCAACTCAAGATCATCCTCCTTTCACACCTTTGTCGCTAATCGTATTGCTTCAATTCAAGACAACACGACTCCTGAACAATGGAGACACGTTAGTTCCAAAGATAACCCAGCAGACATCATATCTAGGGGATCAGACCCACATCAGTTGAAACAAACAACCCAATGGATGCTTGGACCATTCTTTCTTCACGGAGACGAGAAACATTGGCCTCCTGCGTTTCTTCCTTCTCACTGA
- the LOC142235474 gene encoding uncharacterized protein LOC142235474: MLAADAENFLYKINHRNSLKTLQRIVAYVLRFIKNSKTRKENRQNRPTLTPLELHDSLIVIVRIAQHFNFKEDILQLEKHRELKGSSQIKGLSPFLDEHTVLRVGGRLEESTLSFNAKHPMLLPFNDPISRLIFESLHKENKHCGPTALLATVRQRFWPIKGKHLARETVHKCIQCARSKPKLLKQIMGNLPRVTPARPFINAGVDYCGPIWVHFKTRGKRPQKAYLAIFCCFSTKAVHLELVTDLTTDAFIGALKRFIGRRGHCQNLYCDNATNFVGAKNQLAELSTSLFSTTAQEKIQREWATRSITFHFIPPRSPHFGGLWEAAVKSAKGLLIKEISSASLTYEEMETIVIEVEAILNSRPIAPLPNDPNDAAALTPGHFLIGEPLTAQVDVTAQATSSTLAKRWELVSRIKHQFWKRWSQEYLNELQQRNKWQTASQNLQLGTIVAIKDNLPVMNWRLGKVIETYPGSDGFVRAAAVKTSSGIIKRAIHLLAPLPLEQTNDEKGDNSFPLSRSAASSDKDNGSPPPKRANLPTTSMLVILA, translated from the coding sequence ATGTTGGCCGCTGATGCAGAAAACTTCTTGTACAAAATAAATCACAGGAATTCCTTGAAGACACTCCAACGAATTGTTGCTTATGTTCtgagatttattaaaaattccaaaaccCGTAAAGAAAATCGACAAAACAGGCCAACCCTCACTCCCCTTGAACTTCACGATTCTCTTATTGTCATAGTTCGTATCGCACAGCATTTTAACTTCAAAGAAGACATTTTACAACTGGAGAAGCATAGAGAACTTAAAGGCTCAAGTCAAATCAAAGGTTTGTCGCCGTTTTTGGACGAACATACAGTTTTAAGAGTTGGAGGTAGACTAGAAGAATCGACTTTGAGTTTTAATGCCAAACATCCCATGCTTTTGCCATTCAATGACCCAATAAGTCGACTAATCTTCGAATCGTTACATAAGGAAAATAAGCATTGCGGACCTACCGCACTCCTTGCTACGGTGAGACAACGCTTCTGGCCGATCAAAGGAAAGCATTTGGCTCGTGAAACTGTTCACAAATGTATTCAATGTGCAAGATCAAAACCAAAGCTTCTGAAACAAATTATGGGAAATTTGCCAAGAGTAACGCCTGCAAGGCCCTTCATAAACGCAGGGGTAGATTATTGCGGACCAATCTGGGTACATTTCAAAACAAGAGGAAAACGACCTCAGAAAGCATATCTTGCGATATTTTGCTGCTTTTCAACAAAGGCCGTTCATCTAGAACTTGTAACGGACCTTACAACCGATGCCTTCATTGGGGCGTTGAAAAGATTCATTGGCCGAAGGGGCCATTGCCAAAACCTATATTGTGATAACGCTACCAACTTCGTGGGAGCAAAAAATCAACTCGCAGAGCTGTCAACCTCGTTATTCTCAACAACAGCTCAAGAAAAAATACAACGAGAATGGGCAACTAGAAGCATTACTTTCCACTTTATACCTCCGCGATCTCCTCATTTCGGTGGACTTTGGGAAGCAGCTGTAAAATCCGCTAAAGGTCTTCTGATAAAGGAAATATCGAGTGCATCCTTGACTTATGAAGAAATGGAAACCATTGTCATAGAGGTTGAAGCGATACTAAACTCTAGGCCAATAGCACCACTACCAAATGATCCTAATGACGCCGCTGCACTGACTCCGGGCCATTTTTTGATTGGAGAACCTCTAACTGCTCAAGTAGACGTCACAGCCCAAGCAACATCATCAACTTTGGCAAAACGATGGGAGTTAGTATCCCGAATAAAACACCAATTCTGGAAAAGATGGTCCCAGGAATATCTCAATGAACTCCAGCAGCGTAATAAATGGCAAACTGCATCTCAAAATCTGCAATTGGGCACTATAGTCGCAATTAAAGATAACTTGCCTGTCATGAACTGGAGACTTGGTAAAGTCATTGAAACTTATCCAGGGTCAGATGGTTTCGTCAGGGCAGCTGCAGTAAAAACCTCAAGCGGTATCATTAAGCGAGCCATTCACCTACTCGCTCCTCTCCCTCTAGAACAAACTA